In Deltaproteobacteria bacterium, a genomic segment contains:
- a CDS encoding IPT/TIG domain-containing protein: MPPPILLDAQPQQAFAGAVVVLHGSGWGALPQDNIVRVGNALAQVTAVEDDALQVIMPALGPVAQDAAVSVTVAGQTGHLPGVLHYRGPGHAQLARLHLESDLSAQPAALAVNGNWLALATTRQDQLQIENFTSTGTVLSTYFTDPTVLPLRGFLTNGSWWTLGHRDVDFSDPAQLTAAALPPSTPLALQTPELPGVRVWDAVVGQRGPIRIGAVDDAAAGLHVEGAVETSAIEPDNASPGADRVAVVAGVDGGHEVSVFEIPARGKPLQLAQRPLALPPGTALGPVALTPDLETLLALAQTPLVSQVMALDLSPDAGAATPLTPFIDGMDAIAASDTNFAVATGHGLPYVRVYDYDGVYRELIPLASSATVMTRDSQPPFHIFVAQPSPPEVLELDYANQTVLQTLPLSAGLNAGAFSPSGARFAVSTYFPCQLAVMDSASMEVPSRGGMSAGAQPGDDSSQPFIRQLGWPNESWVCGTVNGVKLVCSHDNDFFSPDACVLPLPQASQPTARLSTHGDGKVYASADASSVVCDLSGGCPTRCSPTFLDGQIAASVDLLQFSADGQHALATDSEPTYVAIQAFSTDAGASIPPLVVPDGVAYGIAVHPSLPLGVVAARPESLLVNLDSGQVVAHFDTVLAPARSAGFSPDGSRVYLGTELGDVIAYDLAGLQDGAVPTLRPEGAVHAGFSIETMIVDPTGSRLIVFSSQSSSDALWVVE, encoded by the coding sequence ATGCCACCTCCGATCCTTCTGGACGCCCAGCCGCAGCAGGCCTTCGCGGGCGCGGTGGTGGTGTTGCACGGAAGCGGGTGGGGCGCGCTGCCGCAAGACAACATCGTCCGGGTGGGGAATGCGCTCGCCCAGGTCACCGCCGTCGAGGACGACGCGCTGCAGGTGATCATGCCTGCGCTCGGGCCCGTGGCGCAGGACGCGGCCGTGTCGGTGACCGTGGCGGGCCAGACCGGCCACCTCCCGGGCGTGCTGCACTATCGCGGGCCCGGGCATGCGCAGCTCGCGCGGCTCCACCTGGAATCGGATCTCTCGGCGCAGCCTGCAGCGCTCGCGGTGAATGGCAACTGGCTCGCGCTCGCGACGACGCGCCAGGACCAGCTCCAGATCGAGAACTTCACCAGCACCGGGACCGTGCTCAGCACTTATTTCACCGACCCCACGGTCCTGCCGCTTCGTGGCTTTCTCACCAACGGCTCCTGGTGGACGCTCGGGCACCGCGACGTCGACTTCAGCGATCCGGCACAGCTCACTGCTGCCGCGCTGCCGCCGTCGACGCCGCTCGCGCTCCAGACCCCGGAGCTGCCGGGCGTGCGCGTGTGGGACGCCGTGGTGGGCCAACGCGGACCCATTCGCATCGGCGCGGTCGACGACGCCGCCGCGGGGCTGCACGTGGAGGGCGCGGTGGAGACCTCGGCAATCGAGCCGGACAACGCCAGCCCGGGCGCCGACCGCGTGGCGGTGGTGGCTGGTGTCGATGGAGGTCACGAGGTCTCGGTCTTCGAGATCCCGGCGCGGGGCAAGCCCTTGCAGCTCGCGCAGCGGCCGCTCGCGCTTCCTCCCGGGACCGCGCTGGGCCCGGTGGCGCTCACGCCGGATCTGGAGACGCTGCTCGCCCTCGCCCAGACGCCGCTGGTGAGCCAGGTGATGGCGCTCGACCTCTCGCCCGACGCCGGCGCGGCGACGCCGCTCACGCCCTTCATCGACGGCATGGACGCCATCGCCGCGAGCGACACGAACTTCGCGGTGGCCACGGGGCACGGGCTGCCCTACGTGCGCGTCTACGACTACGACGGCGTCTATCGCGAGCTCATCCCGCTGGCGTCGAGCGCCACCGTGATGACCCGCGATTCCCAGCCGCCGTTCCACATCTTCGTGGCCCAGCCGTCGCCGCCGGAGGTGCTGGAGCTCGACTACGCGAACCAGACCGTGCTCCAGACCCTGCCGCTGAGCGCGGGCCTCAACGCCGGCGCGTTCAGTCCGTCGGGCGCGCGCTTCGCGGTCTCCACCTACTTCCCCTGCCAGCTCGCGGTGATGGACTCGGCCTCGATGGAGGTGCCCAGCCGCGGCGGGATGAGCGCCGGTGCGCAGCCGGGTGATGACTCGTCGCAGCCGTTCATTCGGCAGCTCGGCTGGCCCAACGAGAGCTGGGTCTGCGGCACGGTGAACGGCGTGAAGCTCGTCTGCAGCCACGACAACGACTTCTTCTCGCCCGACGCGTGCGTGCTGCCGCTGCCGCAGGCCAGCCAGCCCACCGCGCGGCTCAGCACCCACGGCGACGGCAAGGTCTACGCGTCGGCCGATGCGAGCTCGGTGGTCTGCGATCTGAGCGGCGGTTGTCCCACGCGGTGCTCGCCGACCTTCCTCGATGGCCAGATCGCCGCGAGCGTCGACCTGCTGCAGTTCAGCGCGGACGGGCAGCACGCGCTCGCCACCGACTCCGAGCCGACCTACGTCGCCATCCAGGCGTTCTCGACGGACGCAGGCGCGAGCATCCCGCCGCTCGTGGTGCCAGATGGCGTGGCGTACGGCATCGCCGTCCATCCCTCGCTGCCGCTGGGCGTGGTGGCCGCGCGGCCCGAGTCGCTGCTGGTGAACCTCGACTCGGGACAGGTGGTGGCGCACTTCGACACCGTGCTCGCGCCAGCGCGCAGCGCGGGGTTCAGCCCCGACGGCTCGCGCGTGTACCTGGGCACCGAGCTGGGCGACGTGATCGCCTACGACCTGGCGGGGCTTCAGGACGGCGCCGTTCCCACGCTCCGGCCCGAGGGCGCAGTTCACGCGGGCTTCTCCATCGAGACGATGATCGTCGACCCGACCGGCTCGAGGCTGATTGTCTTTTCTTCGCAGAGCTCGAGCGACGCGCTGTGGGTCGTGGAGTAG
- a CDS encoding SCO family protein — translation MLRWLRWTPLLLMTLPQAAHACPDHDEKAPPTHTLRSVHRYTLPGVTLTDQDGKQVSLAQALPDDVPVAVNFVFTTCSTICPVMSATFSGLDQTLGPSSAVRLVSISIDPENDRPDVLKAYANRFHAPARWRFYTGATQDIRSLLTAFEAYGGDKSNHRPITLLRGAHGKDWVRIDGFLTAHELAGQLHALDAHR, via the coding sequence ATGCTGCGCTGGCTCCGTTGGACTCCGCTCTTGCTGATGACGCTGCCGCAGGCGGCACACGCCTGCCCCGACCACGACGAGAAGGCGCCGCCGACGCACACGCTGCGCTCGGTGCACCGCTACACGCTCCCCGGGGTGACACTCACCGATCAAGACGGCAAGCAGGTGTCGCTCGCGCAGGCACTCCCCGATGACGTGCCGGTGGCGGTGAACTTCGTCTTCACCACCTGCTCCACCATCTGCCCGGTGATGAGCGCGACGTTCAGCGGCCTGGACCAGACCCTCGGCCCGTCGAGCGCGGTGCGGCTGGTGTCGATCTCGATCGATCCCGAGAACGACCGCCCCGACGTGCTCAAGGCCTACGCAAATCGCTTCCACGCGCCCGCGCGCTGGCGCTTCTACACCGGCGCGACCCAGGACATCCGCAGCCTGCTCACGGCCTTCGAGGCCTACGGCGGCGACAAGAGCAACCACCGGCCGATCACCCTCCTCCGCGGCGCTCACGGCAAGGACTGGGTGCGCATCGACGGCTTCCTCACCGCCCACGAGCTCGCCGGACAGCTCCATGCACTCGACGCTCATCGCTAG
- the uvrA gene encoding excinuclease ABC subunit UvrA, whose protein sequence is MEPDFLSVRGAREHNLKNISLDIPKKKLVVFTGVSGSGKSSLAFDTLYAEGQRRYVESLSAYARQFLGQMEKPKYDTLRGLSPTISIEQKAASNNPRSTVGTVTEIHDYLRVLYANLGVQHCTNCGRPVGKQTAQQIVEEILKRKEGSKLQLLAPLVSNRKGEHKDILQDALKRGFARARIDGRLRSLEEKFELDKKSKHDIELVIDRLVVKPDIRNRLTDSVETALREGKGLLIATDETGEKSKDTVFSELNACHFCGLSFGELTPASFSFNAPQGMCMECQGLGTRPEMDADLIIPDPSLSIRRGAIEPWASGMERGEGWTADLVDHLARAFDIDLDKPWNKLTKREQDAVLLGNEGKTVTVHGYRMHWEGVVNMLMRRFKNTASEGMRQYYMKYFSDKPCPECQGARLKPESRCVKVGSTTIVELSRMTVAEAIGFLAGLKLSDSHTIVSTELVKEIRSRLSFLLDVGLGYLTLDRGASTLSGGESQRIRLASQMGSELTGVIYILDEPSIGLHQRDNGKLLGTLKKLRDLGNTVIVVEHDEETMAEADWLIDFGPGAGELGGQVVSQGTPAEVMKDKTSVTGGYLSGRLAIPVPSERRKPGKAKLRLEGVAENNLTGFSVDVPLGGFVAVTGVSGAGKSTLINDILFPALMRHLHGSRDPVGKHKALYGLEHLDKVIDIDQRPIGRTPRSNPATYTKVFDSVRDVFAQTPEARAFGYTPGRFSFNVKGGRCEACEGDGYKLVEMHFLADVLVPCDVCHGKRFNDATLRVRYKGKNIAEVLDMSVREAMEHFAVHRDIVRVLKTLDDVGLGYIRLGQSSPTLSGGEAQRIKLARELARVGTGRTLYILDEPTTGLHFDDIRKLLLVLNRLVDAGNSVLVIEHNLDVIKSADHVIDLGPEGGSGGGKLIAQGTPEEVARVAGSFTGQYLKDTLAKSPKEKRAPSRPPPQASASPAP, encoded by the coding sequence ATGGAACCCGACTTCCTCAGCGTTCGCGGCGCGCGCGAGCACAACCTCAAGAACATCTCGCTCGACATCCCGAAGAAGAAGCTGGTCGTCTTCACGGGCGTCTCCGGCTCGGGCAAGAGCTCGCTCGCCTTCGACACCCTCTACGCCGAGGGCCAGCGCCGCTACGTGGAGAGCCTCTCCGCGTACGCCCGCCAGTTCCTCGGGCAGATGGAGAAGCCCAAGTACGACACCCTCCGCGGCCTCTCGCCGACCATCTCCATCGAGCAGAAGGCAGCCTCGAACAACCCGCGCTCGACGGTGGGCACCGTCACCGAGATCCACGACTACCTGCGCGTGCTCTACGCCAACCTCGGCGTGCAGCACTGCACCAACTGCGGCCGGCCGGTGGGCAAGCAGACCGCGCAGCAGATCGTCGAGGAGATCTTGAAGCGCAAGGAGGGCAGCAAGCTGCAGTTGCTCGCGCCGCTGGTGTCGAACCGCAAGGGCGAGCACAAGGACATCTTGCAGGACGCGCTCAAGCGTGGCTTCGCCCGCGCGCGCATCGACGGCCGGCTGCGCTCGCTGGAGGAGAAGTTCGAGCTCGACAAGAAGTCCAAGCACGACATCGAGCTCGTCATCGACCGCCTGGTCGTGAAGCCCGACATTCGCAATCGGCTCACGGACTCCGTCGAGACTGCGTTGCGCGAGGGCAAGGGCCTGCTCATCGCGACGGACGAGACCGGCGAGAAGAGCAAGGACACCGTCTTCAGCGAGCTGAACGCCTGTCACTTCTGCGGCCTGAGCTTTGGCGAGCTCACGCCGGCGTCGTTCTCGTTCAACGCGCCCCAGGGCATGTGCATGGAATGCCAGGGCCTCGGCACGCGCCCGGAGATGGACGCGGACCTCATCATTCCGGATCCGAGCTTGTCGATCCGCCGCGGCGCCATCGAGCCCTGGGCGAGCGGCATGGAGCGCGGCGAAGGCTGGACGGCGGATCTCGTCGACCATTTGGCGCGCGCCTTCGACATCGATCTCGACAAGCCCTGGAACAAGCTCACCAAGCGCGAGCAGGACGCGGTGCTGCTGGGCAACGAGGGCAAGACCGTCACCGTGCACGGCTACCGCATGCACTGGGAGGGCGTGGTCAACATGCTCATGCGGCGGTTCAAGAACACCGCCAGCGAGGGCATGCGGCAGTACTACATGAAGTATTTCTCCGATAAGCCGTGCCCCGAGTGCCAGGGCGCGCGCCTCAAGCCGGAGAGCCGCTGCGTGAAGGTGGGCTCAACCACGATCGTCGAGCTCTCGCGCATGACGGTGGCCGAGGCGATCGGCTTCCTCGCGGGGCTCAAGCTCAGCGACAGCCACACCATCGTCTCCACCGAGCTGGTGAAGGAGATCCGCAGCCGGCTCTCGTTCCTGCTCGACGTGGGCCTGGGCTATCTCACGCTCGATCGCGGCGCGTCGACCTTGTCCGGCGGCGAGAGCCAGCGCATCCGGCTCGCATCGCAGATGGGCAGTGAGCTCACCGGCGTCATCTACATCCTCGACGAGCCCTCGATCGGCTTGCACCAGCGCGACAACGGCAAGCTGCTCGGCACGCTCAAGAAGCTGCGCGACCTGGGCAACACGGTCATCGTGGTGGAGCACGACGAGGAGACCATGGCCGAGGCCGACTGGCTCATCGACTTTGGTCCCGGCGCCGGCGAATTGGGCGGCCAGGTCGTCAGCCAGGGCACGCCCGCGGAGGTGATGAAGGACAAGACGTCGGTCACCGGCGGCTACCTCTCGGGGCGCCTCGCGATCCCGGTGCCGAGCGAGCGCCGCAAGCCAGGCAAGGCCAAGCTGCGCCTCGAGGGCGTGGCCGAGAACAACCTCACCGGCTTCAGCGTCGATGTGCCGCTGGGCGGCTTCGTGGCGGTGACGGGCGTGTCGGGCGCAGGCAAGTCCACGCTCATCAACGACATCCTGTTCCCTGCCCTGATGCGCCACCTGCACGGCTCCCGCGATCCGGTGGGCAAGCACAAGGCGCTCTACGGCCTCGAGCACCTGGACAAGGTCATCGACATCGATCAGCGCCCCATCGGACGCACGCCGCGCTCGAACCCGGCGACGTACACCAAGGTCTTCGACTCGGTCCGCGACGTGTTCGCGCAAACTCCCGAAGCACGTGCGTTCGGCTACACGCCGGGCCGCTTCAGCTTCAACGTGAAGGGCGGCCGCTGCGAGGCGTGCGAAGGCGACGGCTACAAGCTGGTGGAGATGCACTTCCTCGCCGACGTGCTCGTGCCCTGCGACGTCTGCCATGGCAAGCGCTTCAACGACGCCACCCTGCGCGTGCGCTACAAGGGCAAGAACATCGCCGAGGTGCTCGACATGAGCGTCCGCGAGGCGATGGAGCACTTCGCCGTTCACCGCGACATCGTCCGCGTGCTGAAGACGCTCGACGACGTGGGCCTTGGGTACATCCGCCTCGGCCAGAGCTCGCCGACCTTGTCCGGCGGTGAAGCCCAGCGCATCAAGCTCGCCCGCGAGCTCGCGCGCGTGGGCACGGGCCGCACGCTCTACATCCTCGACGAGCCGACCACCGGCCTGCACTTCGACGACATCCGCAAGCTCCTGCTGGTGCTCAACCGGCTGGTCGACGCGGGCAACTCGGTGCTGGTCATCGAGCACAACCTCGACGTGATCAAGAGCGCCGACCACGTGATCGACCTCGGCCCTGAGGGCGGCTCCGGCGGCGGAAAGCTCATCGCCCAGGGCACGCCGGAAGAGGTCGCGCGCGTCGCCGGCAGCTTCACCGGCCAGTACCTCAAGGACACGCTCGCGAAGAGCCCGAAGGAGAAGCGCGCGCCTTCGCGTCCGCCGCCGCAGGCCAGCGCTTCACCTGCCCCGTAG
- a CDS encoding ABC transporter substrate-binding protein, whose protein sequence is MHSTLIASAAALAFSLTAHAARSTDSGQRLYRTGLLSTGAPVRATVEGDVAVTGRQLSCATCHGQSGMGSIEGRKVVPPIAAPFLSTARPLRSRARPPYTDAALIRAIERGVDPAGNTLDPLMPRYQLPKADAEALVGYLRQLSAKPSEGVEGKTIHLATVITPGTRASERAAMLKVLETFFRQKTANAVDHRSRQITSWPEFYGDWALHVWELHGPPNSWRRQLEAQYRAQPVFALVSGLGGDSWQPVDDFCQARQLPCLMPNVDTPPALGDGGTARYLSGGTAVEAAAIASRLARDGTGSVLQVVGKDAASERGADALADALTRRGTDVRLTTTRVTDGEAIARRARELGADALVIWLDADELGPLGSGVSVPTYFSATLLRGDLALARALAPTTGIVAQPFEPASSAEVRFRRVGSWLASGAIPSTPDVRRIQDQTFFALTVLSEGFMHMKHNLLRDYLLEGVDHFSGLENFSAYYPHLTFGPGQALLSKGCYLVSLRDENHPEWIVP, encoded by the coding sequence ATGCACTCGACGCTCATCGCTAGCGCGGCCGCCCTCGCGTTCTCGCTCACGGCCCATGCCGCGCGCAGCACCGACTCGGGCCAGCGGCTCTACCGCACAGGCCTGCTCTCGACCGGCGCGCCGGTGCGGGCCACGGTCGAGGGCGACGTGGCTGTCACCGGTCGTCAGCTCAGCTGCGCCACCTGTCATGGCCAGAGCGGCATGGGATCCATCGAGGGCCGCAAGGTCGTCCCGCCGATCGCCGCGCCGTTCCTGTCGACCGCGCGGCCGCTCAGGTCGCGGGCCCGGCCGCCGTACACCGACGCGGCCTTGATTCGCGCCATCGAGCGAGGCGTCGACCCGGCCGGGAACACGCTCGATCCGCTCATGCCGCGCTATCAGCTTCCCAAGGCCGATGCCGAGGCGCTGGTCGGGTATTTGCGGCAGCTCTCGGCGAAGCCCTCGGAGGGCGTCGAGGGAAAGACCATCCACCTGGCCACGGTGATCACCCCGGGCACGCGCGCGAGCGAGCGCGCGGCGATGCTCAAGGTGCTGGAGACGTTCTTCCGCCAGAAGACCGCGAACGCCGTCGATCACCGATCACGGCAGATCACGAGCTGGCCCGAGTTCTATGGCGACTGGGCGCTGCACGTCTGGGAGCTGCACGGCCCGCCGAACAGCTGGCGGCGCCAGCTCGAGGCGCAGTACCGCGCGCAGCCCGTGTTCGCCCTGGTGAGCGGGCTCGGCGGCGATTCGTGGCAGCCCGTCGACGACTTCTGTCAGGCGCGCCAGCTCCCCTGCTTGATGCCGAACGTCGACACCCCACCCGCGCTCGGCGACGGAGGCACCGCGCGCTACCTCTCGGGTGGCACCGCCGTCGAGGCTGCGGCGATCGCTTCGCGGCTGGCGCGAGACGGCACGGGGAGCGTGCTTCAGGTCGTCGGGAAAGATGCGGCGAGCGAGCGTGGCGCCGACGCTCTCGCAGATGCCCTCACCCGACGTGGCACCGACGTTCGGCTCACCACGACGCGCGTGACGGACGGTGAGGCCATCGCGCGGCGCGCGCGCGAGCTCGGCGCGGATGCGCTCGTGATCTGGCTCGACGCGGACGAGCTCGGCCCGCTCGGTTCGGGCGTGTCTGTGCCGACCTACTTCTCGGCCACGCTGCTGCGCGGCGACCTCGCGCTTGCACGCGCGCTCGCACCCACGACGGGCATCGTGGCACAGCCGTTCGAGCCCGCGTCCTCCGCCGAGGTGCGCTTCCGCCGCGTGGGGAGCTGGCTCGCCAGCGGCGCCATCCCCAGCACGCCCGACGTGCGCCGCATTCAGGACCAGACCTTCTTCGCGCTCACCGTGCTCAGCGAGGGCTTCATGCACATGAAGCACAACCTCCTGCGCGACTACCTGCTCGAGGGCGTGGACCATTTCTCCGGGCTGGAGAACTTCTCGGCCTACTACCCGCACCTCACGTTCGGGCCGGGCCAGGCGCTGCTCTCCAAGGGCTGCTACCTCGTCTCCCTCCGCGACGAGAACCATCCCGAGTGGATCGTGCCGTGA